The Actinomycetota bacterium DNA segment CAGGACTTTGTCCCTCGCAATTACAATCCTTCAAATTTATTATTTTTAACATTTGTTATTGTAACAACAAGATAAGTTGAGCAGGAGGAAAGATGCAGATTAGGAAAATGAAAAAAGAGAATTATGGGGAACTAATCCAGCTCTGGGAGAGAGCTGGATTAGACTATAAGCAATGTGGAAGAGATTCCAGAGAACATATATTGAAAGAATTAAGGGCTAATCCAGACCTTTTTCTTGTTGCAGAACAGGATGAAAAGATAATAGGGTCAGTTTTAGCAACATATGATGGAAGAAAGGGTTGGTTAAATAGAGTTGCAGTGGATCCTGAGTTTCAAGGAAAAGGTTTGGCAAAAAAATTGTGTCTTGAAGCAGAAAATGTTCTTCGTAAAAAGGGGTGTATTATTTTTGCCATGCAAATTCATGATAGTAACAAAAGATCTAAAGAAATGGCTAAAGGTTTGGGTTACGAGGAAAGAAAAGATATTATATATTTTCGCAAAAAGGACGATGACGATTTTTAACTCCATAGCCAAGAAATCCCCTTGACTTGGCTGGGGAATGAAGGGCATTATTAACTAGTAAATATCATAACACCTTAGACTATTTAAAATATAAAAAAAGTAGATAATAATATAGTTATATGATAAAATATATAACTATGAAATATCAATTAGATAAATCAAGTCATTCTGTTCACTTACTACAGTATCACCTTGTGCAGTGTGTGAAATATAAAAAGGATGTATTTGATAATAATGAAATCGTTGATTTTCTTAAACAAAAAATCAGGGAAATAAGCATCCGATTTGATGTTAAGGTGCTGAACATAGAATGTGATAAAGATTACTTTTATATGATATTTAAAACAAAACCAAAATTAGACATCCCAAGATACCTAAATACTATAAAAACCATAACTTCAAGAGAAATAAAGAGAAAATTCCCAGAGGTGAAGAAAAAGTTGTACAAAGAAGCGTTCTGGTCAAGATCATATCTCCTT contains these protein-coding regions:
- a CDS encoding GNAT family N-acetyltransferase; translated protein: MQIRKMKKENYGELIQLWERAGLDYKQCGRDSREHILKELRANPDLFLVAEQDEKIIGSVLATYDGRKGWLNRVAVDPEFQGKGLAKKLCLEAENVLRKKGCIIFAMQIHDSNKRSKEMAKGLGYEERKDIIYFRKKDDDDF
- the tnpA gene encoding IS200/IS605 family transposase; the protein is MKYQLDKSSHSVHLLQYHLVQCVKYKKDVFDNNEIVDFLKQKIREISIRFDVKVLNIECDKDYFYMIFKTKPKLDIPRYLNTIKTITSREIKRKFPEVKKKLYKEAFWSRSYLLVTTGQVTLDVLKQYVESQRQK